The window ATCGCAGTATTATTGCTTATAAAACAGGAACAGAACAAACTGTAAATTTAGTTCTTGAAACAATTCGAACTGCCATGAAAAAGGAAAAAGTCACTACAGAGCTGCAACTCCATAGTGACCAAGGGTTTCAATACACTTCACAGGGGTATTTTAACCTAACTAAAGAGTATGGTATTACACCGTCCATGTCAAGGCGAGGAAATTGTTATGATAACGCATTAGCTGAAAACTTTTTTAGTATTTTGAAAGCAGAATGCATTTCGAGAATACATCTCAAAACATTTGCAGAGGCTAACGAGGTTATCGATGAGTATATCTATTTTTATAATTTTGAACGCATTCAACTAAAAACAAAACTGACACCGTATGAAAAACGATGCCAGTTTGCGTAATTTAAAGCTATTCTACTTCTGGGCGTTTTATTTTATGTACGTTGTTTCTGGTTCAGTTCAATAGGAACTGTGGGGTGATCTTCTTTTTATTCTTCGTCCCTGTTGACCGGGGCGTCGGTCGTTTTTTTCTTGCGACTGAACTTAGAGGCAAAACGTTCCACGACGACAAACAGGACAGGAATCAGGAAGATTCCGAGAACCGTGGCCGCGAGCATGCCGCCGACAACCGCCGTTCCCATCGAATGGCGCGCACCGGCGCCGGCGCCGGTTGCAATGGCGAGCGGTACGCAACCCAGGATGAATGCGAACGAAGTCATCAGGATCGGACGCAAGCGCAGTTTCGCTGCTTCAATGGCCGCGTCGACGATCGGCATGCCTTTGTCCACACGGACTTTGGCAAACTCGACGATCAAAATGGCATTCTTGGCAGCCAGACCGATCAGCATGACCAGACCAATCTGGACATAGACGCTGTTCGCCAACTTAGCGGTCGGCGGTAGGACCCAGTTGTTGATGTGGCAGAGCAGGAAGGAGCCGAACAGGCCGGTCGGAACCGATAACAGCACCGCAAACGGGATGCTCCAGCTTTCATAAAGCGCTGCCAGACAGAGGAAGACGAAGAGGATCGCAAAGCCGAAGACAATCGGCGCCCGTTTGGCGGAGAGTTTTTCTTCGCGGCTTTGATCCGCCCATTCATAACCGAAGGTGCTGGGCAGTGTTTGCGCTGCGACTTCTTCGAGTGCGTTCAGCGCTTGGCCTGAACTGTAGCCGGGCGCCGGGCTGCCGCCGATTTGTACGGAGCGGAAGCCGTTAAAGCGCTTGATGGCAGTCGGCCCGTTGATTTCATTTGGTTTGACCAAGGTGTTGAGCGGAACCATCGCTCCATTGCTGCTGCGCACAAAGAAGAAGCGCGTCGCGTCAACATCGGAACGGAACGAAGGATCCGCTTGCATGACGACTTTGTAAGTACGGCCGAAACGATTGAAGTCGTTGACTTGCGAACCGCCGAGGAAGGTTTGCAGGGCGCCGAAGACATCGCTGGTCGGAACGCCGAGTTTCGCTGCCTTTTCACGGTCGACTTCAAAACGGTAGGCCGGAGTGTCGGTACGGAAGGTAGAGTAGATCATGCCGATTTCAGGCCGTTTGCGGGCCTCGGCAAGAAATTGCTGCGTTGTGGTATTGAGTTCATCGATGCTGCCGCCGCCTTTGTCCTGCAGCATCAGCGTAAAGCCGCCTAAGCTGCCGACGCCCGGCAATGCCGGAGGATTAAAGGCGAGGACATTTGCTTCCGGCGTCATAAAACCGGCGCCGAACGTGCTGCGGATAAAGTTGGCAAGGCCAAGATCCGCCGTCGTACGTTCAGACCAGGGTTTCAAACCGGTGAAGATGATCGCCGAGTTTGGTTTAATTGCTCCGACCATGATGTCATAGCCGGTGATGACGATCGTGTCCTGAACGCCCGGCATCGCGCGGATGCCTGCGGCAACTTTGTTTGCCACCGCGCGGGTGCGGTCCATATTGGCCGCTTCCGGCAAAGCAATTGTGGTGATGTAATAGCCTTGGTCTTCGTCGGGGACGAAGGTGGTGGGCAGTGCCTGGAACAAGGCTCCGGTCAGGATGACCAGTACGAGAAGAAGAAGCAGGCTGAGCTTGGAGCGGCGGATGAAGCCGCCGACGCTGCCGCCGTATTTCTCCGTCATGTTGTCAAACCAAGTGTTAAAACGGTCGAAGAAACGACCCAGCCAGCCGGAATGAGCGTTCGGATCGTGCGCTTTCAGAATCAGCGTGCAGAGGGCAGGCGTCAGCGAAAGCGCGACAATCGCGGATAGCGCCATCGAAACGGCGATCGTTAAAGCGAACTGCTTGTACAATACGCCGACGGTTCCGCCCATAAACGCGACCGGAATGAACACCGAGGCCAGTACGAAGGCGATCGCGACGACAGGGCCCGACACTTCGGACATGGCGCGGATCGTCGCCGCACGCGGGTTGAGCCCGGTATGGCGCATATGGTGTTCGACCGCCTCGACGACGACGATCGCATCATCGACGACAAGGCCGATCGCGAGAACCATCGCGAACAGCGTCAGCGTGTTGATCGAAAAGCCGAGAAGCAAAAATGCTCCCATCGTGCCGACCAACGAGACGGGGATCGCGAGCATCGGAATCAGCGTGGCCCGCCAGCTTTGCAGGAAGAGGAAGACGATGAAGAGAACCAGAAGTAGCGCCTCTGCGAACGTCTTGACGACTTCATCCAGCGATTCTTTTACGAATTTGGTGTTGTCGACGACATATTTGACCTGCATATCGGCAGGAAAGTGCTTGGCGGCATTGTCAATCGAGGCGCGAACCTTGTTGACCGTATCGAGCGCGTTGGCGTCCGGCG of the Azotosporobacter soli genome contains:
- a CDS encoding multidrug efflux RND transporter permease subunit; the protein is MANFFIKRPIFAIVLSIFIVIGGLIAAFTLPIAQYPQITPPNISVSTSYNGANAEVVEQSIAQLIEMQVNGVEDMVAMQSTSSDNGQYSMSVKFELGKDGDIASVQTQNRVSQASAQLPTEVMNNGVVTKKVSPDTILYFSLWSEKGTYDSVFMKNYGSINIVEDLKRIKGVGNVMEYGSDFGMRIWLQPDKMARLSITSNDISNAIKAQNLQAPAGTIGQQPSSPGQEFQMTAQVKGRLAEPAEFEKIMVRAQPDGSFVRLGDVARVEMAGKDYLYYSDVNGHESVTFGVQLTPDANALDTVNKVRASIDNAAKHFPADMQVKYVVDNTKFVKESLDEVVKTFAEALLLVLFIVFLFLQSWRATLIPMLAIPVSLVGTMGAFLLLGFSINTLTLFAMVLAIGLVVDDAIVVVEAVEHHMRHTGLNPRAATIRAMSEVSGPVVAIAFVLASVFIPVAFMGGTVGVLYKQFALTIAVSMALSAIVALSLTPALCTLILKAHDPNAHSGWLGRFFDRFNTWFDNMTEKYGGSVGGFIRRSKLSLLLLLVLVILTGALFQALPTTFVPDEDQGYYITTIALPEAANMDRTRAVANKVAAGIRAMPGVQDTIVITGYDIMVGAIKPNSAIIFTGLKPWSERTTADLGLANFIRSTFGAGFMTPEANVLAFNPPALPGVGSLGGFTLMLQDKGGGSIDELNTTTQQFLAEARKRPEIGMIYSTFRTDTPAYRFEVDREKAAKLGVPTSDVFGALQTFLGGSQVNDFNRFGRTYKVVMQADPSFRSDVDATRFFFVRSSNGAMVPLNTLVKPNEINGPTAIKRFNGFRSVQIGGSPAPGYSSGQALNALEEVAAQTLPSTFGYEWADQSREEKLSAKRAPIVFGFAILFVFLCLAALYESWSIPFAVLLSVPTGLFGSFLLCHINNWVLPPTAKLANSVYVQIGLVMLIGLAAKNAILIVEFAKVRVDKGMPIVDAAIEAAKLRLRPILMTSFAFILGCVPLAIATGAGAGARHSMGTAVVGGMLAATVLGIFLIPVLFVVVERFASKFSRKKKTTDAPVNRDEE